A window from Montipora capricornis isolate CH-2021 chromosome 7, ASM3666992v2, whole genome shotgun sequence encodes these proteins:
- the LOC138056910 gene encoding potassium voltage-gated channel protein Shal-like — translation MATDVGAWLPFVRAAAVGWAPLATSPMPPPPESQKNDERVTINVSGRRFETWQNTLSRFPETLLGSDEKDYFFDSETKEYFFDRDPDLFRHVLNYYRNGKLHYPRGECVASFEEELCFFGISEDVVYDCCWEDFRERKKECEERIFEPDKLEDGGSQNGEENTDSTFREKMWTAFQNPQSGKLASLAYYVTGFFIAVSVISTVVETLPTDRGTIGDVNKNIFFSMETACVVVFTVEYIARLYAAPDRCKFARDLMSIIDVVAILPYYVGLFMPNNSISGAFVTLRVFRIFRIFKFSRHSRGLRILGYTLKSCASELGFLLFSLSMAVIIFATVMYYVEKEEPDTKFESIPASFWYTIVTMTTLGYGDMVPETTPGKIVGSLCSLSGVLVIALPVPVIVSNFSRIYLQNQRADKRKAHKKARVSISKTMAGTALVSPPDKENVPLGAGLELTHIPVSSKEKNYLDEQHAHLLQCLEKATARQFVEMEYSYKGEPVRKTPKLPTPICTPSGSPISSSVSLAAVCDQGCYNRNSYAGKCMKRTRSLSEPAHQHENALSLDHFEMNDIKGKHKANSKPHNDKQSNNITTSAIVTMPDFETVAVPNNIHEGESNRRYENCNNRLGSHTII, via the exons ATGGCTACCGATGTTGGAGCTTGGCTGCCTTTCGTACGGGCAGCCGCCGTGGGATGGGCTCCTTTAGCAACTTCCCCGATGCCGCCGCCGCCAGAGTCGCAAAAGAACGACGAGAGAGTAACTATCAATGTGAGTGGGCGACGATTTGAAACTTGGCAAAACACATTGTCGCGTTTTCCGGAAACCCTTCTTGGTAGTGACGAAAAGGACTATTTTTTCGACTCGGAAACAAaggaatatttttttgaccGAGATCCAGACTTGTTCCGGCACGTTTTAAATTATTATCGAAATGGAAAGCTCCATTACCCGCGAGGTGAATGCGTTGCATCGTTTGAGGAAGAACTCTGCTTTTTTGGAATTTCCGAGGACGTTGTCTACGATTGTTGCTGGGAGGATTTTCGAGAGAGGAAAAAGGAGTGCGAAGAGAGAATTTTCGAGCCAGATAAACTCGAGGATGGCGGATCGCAAAATGGGGAAGAAAATACAGATTCGACTTTCCGCGAGAAGATGTGGACAGCTTTTCAGAATCCTCAGAGCGGAAAGTTAGCATCTCTTGCCTATTACGTTACCGGGTTTTTCATCGCAGTAAGTGTTATCAGCACAGTGGTGGAAACACTACCTACTGACCGCGGAACTATTGGTGACgtgaataaaaacatttttttctcgatGGAAACTGCTTGTGTAGTGGTCTTCACGGTGGAATACATCGCTCGTTTGTACGCGGCGCCAGACCGCTGCAAGTTCGCTCGCGATCTTATGAGTATTATTGATGTAGTGGCGATTTTACCTTACTATGTGGGCTTGTTCATGCCGAATAATTCTATAAGTGGAGCTTTTGTAACTCTGAGAGTTTTTAGGATCTTcagaattttcaaattttccagaCATTCTCGCGGGCTTCGAATCCTGGGTTATACGCTCAAAAGCTGCGCTTCGGAGCTTGGGTTCTtactgttttccctttcaatgGCAGTTATTATCTTTGCGACTGTTATGTACTATGTGGAAAAAGAAGAGCCTGATACAAAATTCGAAAGCATCCCTGCGAGTTTTTGGTACACAATTGTCACGATGACAACCTTAGG atatgGTGACATGGTTCCTGAAACAACACCTGGCAAAATAGTTGGTAGCCTGTGTTCACTCAGCGGAGTGCTGGTGATTGCCCTACCTGTGCCGGTCattgtttctaattttagccGAATATATCTGCAAAACCAAAGAGCAGACAAACGAAAAGCTCATAAG AAAGCAAGAGTTTCCATTTCCAAGACAATGGCGGGCACAGCTTTGGTATCACCTCCAGACAAGGAAAATGTGCCATTG GGTGCTGGCCTGGAGTTGACTCATATCCCTGTCAGCAGTAAAGAGAAAAACTACCTTGACGAGCAACATGCCCATCTACTACAATGTTTAGAAAAAGCAACG GCGCGGCAGTTTGTAGAAATGGAATATTCCTATAAAGGAGAACCAGTGAGGAAAACTCCCAAGCTGCCAACACCCATTTGCACTCCATCTGGTTCACCGATCTCATCGTCGGTTTCACTAGCAGCAGTGTGCGACCAAGGTTGCTACAACCGAAACAGTTATGCTGGGAAATGTATGAAACGAACGAGGTCGCTTTCTGAACCTGCACACCAACATGAAAATGCACTTTCACTGGACCACTTCGAAATGAATGATATCAAGGGAAAACACAAGGCAAATTCGAAGCCACATAATGACAAACAGTCAAACAATATTACAACCTCTGCAATTGTGACCATGCCTGACTTTGAGACAGTCGCGGTTCCCAACAACATTCACGAGGGAGAGTCCAACAGGAGATATGAAAACTGTAACAACCGCCTGGGGTCCCATACTATTATTTAA